The Carassius auratus strain Wakin chromosome 27, ASM336829v1, whole genome shotgun sequence genome includes a region encoding these proteins:
- the LOC113045955 gene encoding G protein-activated inward rectifier potassium channel 3-like isoform X2: protein MACGRSRRKRQRYVEKNGRCNVQHGNMRKTYRYLTDIFTTLVDLNWRCSLLVFVLAYAVTWLFFGAIWYLIAYCRGDLDHLEDETWTPCVNNVNGFISAFLFSIETETTIGYGHRVITDQCPVGTMLLLLQAILGSMVNAFMVGCMFVKISQPNKRAETLVFSRNAVISLRDDKLCLMFRVGDLRSSHIVGANMRAKLIKSKQTQEGEFIPLDQTDISVGFETGDDRLFLVSPLVISHEIDVRSPFWDMSQGQLEKEDFEIVVILEGMVEATGMTCQARSSYLAEEVLWGHRFSPMMSLAEGFFDVDYGAFHHTFEVNTPSCSARELALATARLDAHLYWSISSRLDEDKWEGPNLTEQTEKSTDSESVREGDGPTFTVGGVTNTQDQSVVGEQNGSVTTDQSESEA, encoded by the exons ATGGCTTGTG GGCGCAGCAGGCGTAAGAGGCAGCGCTACGTGGAGAAGAACGGCCGCTGTAATGTGCAGCACGGGAACATGCGCAAGACGTACCGCTACCTGACGGATATCTTCACCACTCTGGTGGATCTGAACTGGCGCTGCTCTCTGCTGGTCTTTGTCCTGGCGTATGCAGTCACCTGGCTCTTCTTTGGAGCAATATGGTACCTCATTGCATACTGCAG GGGTGATCTGGATCATTTGGAGGACGAGACGTGGACTCCATGTGTGAATAATGTTAATGGATTCATCTCTGCGTTTCTCTTCTCCATTGAAACGGAGACAACCATTGGCTACGGTCACCGTGTCATTACTGACCAGTGTCCAGTGGGCACCATGTTACTCCTGCTACAGGCCATACTGGGATCTATGGTCAATGCATTCATG GTTGGTTGCATGTTTGTGAAGATCTCCCAGCCGAATAAGCGAGCCGAGACACTGGTGTTCTCTCGTAATGCTGTCATCTCATTGCGGGATGACAAGCTCTGTTTGATGTTTCGCGTCGGGGACTTGAGATCCTCCCACATCGTGGGCGCCAACATGAGAGCCAAACTTATCAAATCCAAACAGACACAGGAGG GTGAGTTTATTCCACTGGATCAGACAGATATCAGTGTGGGCTTCGAGACAGGGGACGATCGTCTCTTCCTGGTGTCTCCATTGGTGATCTCTCACGAGATCGACGTCCGCTCTCCGTTCTGGGACATGTCACAAGGTCAGCTGGAAAAAGAGGACTTTGAGATTGTGGTCATCCTGGAGGGGATGGTAGAAGCTACAG GAATGACCTGTCAGGCGCGGAGCTCTTACCTGGCTGAAGAGGTGTTGTGGGGTCACAGGTTCAGTCCCATGATGTCACTGGCCGAGGGATTTTTTGACGTGGATTATGGGGCTTTTCACCACACATTTGAG GTGAACACGCCCTCCTGTTCTGCGAGAGAGCTGGCATTGGCTACCGCCCGTTTAGACGCTCATCTCTATTGGTCGATTTCCAGTCGGCTTGATGAAGATAAATGGGAGGGGCCTAATCTGACTGAGCAAACGGAGAAGTCCACGGATTCAGAATCTGTCAGGGAGGGAGACGGGCCAACATTTACTGTGGGTGGAGTTACAAATACTCAGGACCAATCAGTTGTTGGAGAACAGAATGGCAGTGTgaccactgaccaatcagagtctgaggCTTAA
- the LOC113045955 gene encoding G protein-activated inward rectifier potassium channel 3-like isoform X1: MALDNTGFSSCPESLSLPVPEKGEEPVEEDPKDAPPTDLQNTFEELGHVVTTETAPPTQPPTSNNMSFQAKMAAREAQANQHRKKLQGVGQERGKFGWGRSRRKRQRYVEKNGRCNVQHGNMRKTYRYLTDIFTTLVDLNWRCSLLVFVLAYAVTWLFFGAIWYLIAYCRGDLDHLEDETWTPCVNNVNGFISAFLFSIETETTIGYGHRVITDQCPVGTMLLLLQAILGSMVNAFMVGCMFVKISQPNKRAETLVFSRNAVISLRDDKLCLMFRVGDLRSSHIVGANMRAKLIKSKQTQEGEFIPLDQTDISVGFETGDDRLFLVSPLVISHEIDVRSPFWDMSQGQLEKEDFEIVVILEGMVEATGMTCQARSSYLAEEVLWGHRFSPMMSLAEGFFDVDYGAFHHTFEVNTPSCSARELALATARLDAHLYWSISSRLDEDKWEGPNLTEQTEKSTDSESVREGDGPTFTVGGVTNTQDQSVVGEQNGSVTTDQSESEA; encoded by the exons atggcacTGGACAACACCGGCTTCTCCTCGTGCCCTGAATCCCTGTCCCTCCCAGTTCCAGAGAAAGGGGAGGAGCCTGTGGAGGAGGACCCAAAGGATGCTCCGCCCACCGATTTACAGAACACATTTGAGGAGCTGGGGCACGTCGTAACCACGGAGACAGCCCCGCCCACACAGCCACCGACCAGTAACAACATGTCCTTCCAGGCCAAGATGGCTGCGAGGGAGGCGCAAGCCAATCAGCACAGGAAGAAACTTCAGGGGGTGGGGCAAGAGAGGGGCAAGTTTGGATGGG GGCGCAGCAGGCGTAAGAGGCAGCGCTACGTGGAGAAGAACGGCCGCTGTAATGTGCAGCACGGGAACATGCGCAAGACGTACCGCTACCTGACGGATATCTTCACCACTCTGGTGGATCTGAACTGGCGCTGCTCTCTGCTGGTCTTTGTCCTGGCGTATGCAGTCACCTGGCTCTTCTTTGGAGCAATATGGTACCTCATTGCATACTGCAG GGGTGATCTGGATCATTTGGAGGACGAGACGTGGACTCCATGTGTGAATAATGTTAATGGATTCATCTCTGCGTTTCTCTTCTCCATTGAAACGGAGACAACCATTGGCTACGGTCACCGTGTCATTACTGACCAGTGTCCAGTGGGCACCATGTTACTCCTGCTACAGGCCATACTGGGATCTATGGTCAATGCATTCATG GTTGGTTGCATGTTTGTGAAGATCTCCCAGCCGAATAAGCGAGCCGAGACACTGGTGTTCTCTCGTAATGCTGTCATCTCATTGCGGGATGACAAGCTCTGTTTGATGTTTCGCGTCGGGGACTTGAGATCCTCCCACATCGTGGGCGCCAACATGAGAGCCAAACTTATCAAATCCAAACAGACACAGGAGG GTGAGTTTATTCCACTGGATCAGACAGATATCAGTGTGGGCTTCGAGACAGGGGACGATCGTCTCTTCCTGGTGTCTCCATTGGTGATCTCTCACGAGATCGACGTCCGCTCTCCGTTCTGGGACATGTCACAAGGTCAGCTGGAAAAAGAGGACTTTGAGATTGTGGTCATCCTGGAGGGGATGGTAGAAGCTACAG GAATGACCTGTCAGGCGCGGAGCTCTTACCTGGCTGAAGAGGTGTTGTGGGGTCACAGGTTCAGTCCCATGATGTCACTGGCCGAGGGATTTTTTGACGTGGATTATGGGGCTTTTCACCACACATTTGAG GTGAACACGCCCTCCTGTTCTGCGAGAGAGCTGGCATTGGCTACCGCCCGTTTAGACGCTCATCTCTATTGGTCGATTTCCAGTCGGCTTGATGAAGATAAATGGGAGGGGCCTAATCTGACTGAGCAAACGGAGAAGTCCACGGATTCAGAATCTGTCAGGGAGGGAGACGGGCCAACATTTACTGTGGGTGGAGTTACAAATACTCAGGACCAATCAGTTGTTGGAGAACAGAATGGCAGTGTgaccactgaccaatcagagtctgaggCTTAA